A single window of Synechococcus sp. CBW1004 DNA harbors:
- a CDS encoding methylenetetrahydrofolate reductase — MGRIEGGGPLLREALERGEFALTAEVTPPRGGDPSRTLAAAAALRGLVHAINVTDGSRAVMRMSSLAVCRLLLDAGIEPVWQVTGRDRNRIALQADLLGAQALGIRNVLCLTGDPVKAGDQPEARPVHELESVRLLQLVQSFNQGIDPVKGELPDGGTSLFAGAAADPQTGSWSGLVSRVKRKQQAGARFLQTQMVMDPEALRRFVEEVSGPLGLPVLAGVFLLKSAKNALFINRVVPGASIPQAIIDRLAGASDPAAEGIAIAAEQVAAYRDIAQGVHLMAVKAEERIPAILQLAGIQPRPVPPLPAAVG, encoded by the coding sequence ATGGGCCGGATCGAGGGGGGCGGGCCGCTGCTGCGCGAGGCACTGGAACGAGGCGAGTTCGCGCTGACGGCGGAGGTGACGCCGCCGCGTGGGGGAGATCCGTCGCGCACCCTGGCGGCGGCCGCTGCCCTGCGTGGCCTGGTGCATGCCATCAACGTCACCGACGGCAGCCGGGCCGTGATGCGGATGAGCAGCCTGGCGGTGTGCCGGTTGCTGCTCGACGCCGGCATTGAGCCGGTATGGCAGGTCACGGGCCGGGATCGCAACCGCATCGCCCTGCAGGCGGATCTGCTCGGGGCCCAGGCCCTGGGCATCCGCAATGTGCTCTGCCTCACCGGCGATCCGGTGAAAGCCGGCGATCAGCCTGAGGCACGGCCGGTGCATGAGCTGGAGTCGGTGCGGCTGCTGCAGCTGGTTCAGAGCTTCAACCAGGGGATCGATCCGGTGAAGGGGGAGCTGCCCGATGGCGGCACCAGCCTGTTCGCCGGGGCCGCGGCCGATCCCCAGACGGGCAGCTGGAGCGGCCTGGTGAGCCGGGTGAAGCGCAAGCAGCAGGCGGGCGCCCGCTTCCTCCAGACCCAGATGGTGATGGATCCCGAGGCACTCCGGCGCTTCGTGGAGGAGGTGAGCGGCCCGCTGGGGCTGCCGGTGCTGGCGGGGGTGTTCCTGCTCAAGTCGGCGAAGAATGCGCTCTTCATCAACCGCGTGGTGCCCGGAGCCAGCATCCCCCAGGCGATCATCGACCGCCTGGCAGGCGCCAGCGATCCGGCCGCCGAGGGCATTGCGATCGCCGCTGAACAGGTGGCCGCTTATCGCGACATCGCCCAGGGCGTGCATCTGATGGCGGTGAAGGCCGAGGAGCGCATCCCGGCGATCCTGCAGCTGGCAGGAATCCAGCCCCGGCCCGTGCCGCCCCTGCCAGCGGCGGTGGGCTGA
- a CDS encoding NDP-sugar synthase: MKAMILAAGKGTRVRPITHTTPKPMIPILQKPVMEFLLELLREHGFDEIMVNVSHLAEEIENYFRDGQRFGVQIAYSFEGRIEDGELIGDALGSAGGLKRIQDFQPFFDDTFVVLCGDALIDLDLTEAVRRHRQKGAMASLITKRVPREQVSSYGVVVTDDDGRVRSFQEKPPVEEAASDMINTGIYIFEPEVLDFIPSGEPFDIGADLFPKLVDAGAPFYALPMEFEWVDIGKVPDYWQAIRSVLQGDVRQVQIPGKEVRPGIYAGLNVAADWDQITVAGPIYVGGMTKIEDGATIIGPAMIGPNCHICSGATIDNSIIFDYSRIGPGVRLVEKLVYGRYCVDRNGDHFDLQEAALDWLITDARRQDLATPSPQQKAMAELLGSDLALSQAAN, from the coding sequence ATGAAGGCGATGATCCTGGCGGCCGGCAAGGGAACGCGGGTGCGTCCGATCACGCACACCACACCCAAGCCGATGATTCCGATCCTGCAGAAACCGGTGATGGAGTTTCTGCTGGAGCTACTGCGCGAGCACGGATTCGACGAAATCATGGTCAACGTCTCCCATCTGGCCGAGGAGATCGAGAACTATTTCCGCGACGGCCAGCGCTTCGGGGTGCAGATCGCCTACAGCTTCGAGGGACGCATCGAAGACGGTGAACTGATCGGTGACGCCCTGGGCTCGGCCGGCGGCCTCAAGCGCATCCAGGATTTCCAGCCCTTCTTCGACGACACCTTCGTGGTGCTCTGCGGCGATGCGCTGATTGACCTGGACCTCACCGAAGCCGTGCGTCGTCACCGCCAGAAGGGGGCGATGGCCAGCCTGATCACCAAGCGGGTGCCGCGCGAGCAGGTGAGCAGCTACGGGGTCGTCGTCACCGACGACGATGGTCGCGTGCGCTCCTTCCAGGAGAAGCCGCCGGTGGAGGAAGCCGCCAGCGACATGATCAACACCGGCATCTACATCTTCGAGCCGGAGGTGTTGGACTTCATCCCGAGTGGCGAGCCGTTCGACATCGGCGCTGATCTCTTTCCGAAGCTGGTGGATGCCGGAGCGCCGTTCTACGCGCTGCCGATGGAGTTCGAATGGGTGGACATCGGCAAGGTGCCGGACTACTGGCAGGCCATCCGCAGCGTGTTGCAGGGGGATGTGCGCCAGGTGCAGATCCCCGGAAAGGAGGTGCGTCCGGGCATCTACGCGGGCCTCAATGTGGCCGCTGACTGGGACCAGATCACGGTGGCAGGCCCGATCTATGTGGGTGGCATGACGAAGATCGAGGACGGAGCCACAATCATCGGCCCGGCCATGATCGGACCCAATTGCCACATCTGCAGCGGCGCCACGATCGACAACTCGATCATCTTCGACTACTCGCGCATCGGCCCCGGCGTGCGCCTGGTGGAGAAGCTGGTGTACGGCCGCTATTGCGTCGACCGCAACGGCGACCATTTCGACCTGCAGGAGGCGGCCCTCGACTGGCTGATCACCGACGCCCGCCGCCAGGACCTGGCCACCCCCTCACCGCAACAGAAGGCCATGGCCGAGCTGCTGGGCAGCGACCTGGCGCTGAGCCAGGCGGCCAACTAG
- a CDS encoding adenylate cyclase, with amino-acid sequence MEGGAAEQAWLTLKAPAPSSGQRQPEGPSLAAPDGPAAGDALSSVQTALQARGEGLAGLALSRLEFEYAIPTADAEALLALTEQRLVKCRHGLDLPGGDWVLDVFEAENAPLVVAEVELEHPDQPVDLPAWCIRDVTGRRDLSNAALAARSLARWSEAERCELLSGL; translated from the coding sequence TTGGAGGGTGGAGCGGCCGAGCAGGCCTGGCTGACGCTCAAGGCACCCGCGCCCTCCTCGGGGCAGCGGCAACCTGAGGGGCCTTCGCTGGCGGCCCCGGACGGTCCGGCGGCAGGCGACGCCCTCTCCTCCGTGCAGACGGCTCTTCAGGCCAGGGGGGAAGGGCTGGCCGGGCTTGCCCTCAGCCGCCTGGAATTCGAATACGCCATCCCCACGGCAGATGCCGAGGCGCTGCTCGCCCTGACCGAGCAGCGACTGGTGAAGTGCCGCCATGGCCTGGATCTGCCCGGCGGCGACTGGGTGCTCGATGTGTTCGAGGCAGAGAATGCGCCGCTGGTGGTCGCCGAGGTGGAGCTGGAGCATCCCGATCAGCCCGTCGATCTGCCGGCCTGGTGCATCAGGGATGTCACCGGCCGTCGTGACCTCAGCAACGCCGCTCTGGCCGCGCGTTCGCTCGCACGATGGAGCGAGGCCGAGCGCTGCGAGCTGCTCAGCGGTCTGTAG
- the ndhI gene encoding NAD(P)H-quinone oxidoreductase subunit I — MFGFLKKVGDYTKDAVSAAQYLTQGLAVTFDHLKRRPITVQYPYEKLIPSERYRGRIHYEFDKCIACEVCVRVCPINLPVVDWVMNKATKKKELRNYSIDFGVCIFCGNCVEYCPTNCLSMTEEYELAAFDRHSLNYDNVALGRLPTSVTSDPSVFPLRELGYLPAGEIDPHGVPADAPRAGRLPEQVLETLPAAAKTPQQGVQS, encoded by the coding sequence ATGTTCGGGTTCCTCAAGAAAGTCGGTGACTACACCAAGGATGCTGTGAGTGCCGCCCAGTACCTGACTCAGGGGTTGGCGGTCACCTTTGACCACCTCAAGCGCCGCCCGATCACGGTTCAGTATCCGTACGAGAAGCTGATCCCGTCCGAACGTTACCGCGGCCGTATTCATTACGAGTTCGACAAGTGCATCGCCTGTGAGGTGTGTGTGCGCGTCTGTCCGATCAACCTGCCGGTGGTGGACTGGGTGATGAACAAGGCCACCAAGAAGAAGGAGCTGCGGAACTACTCGATCGATTTCGGGGTCTGCATCTTCTGCGGCAACTGCGTGGAGTACTGCCCCACCAACTGCCTCTCGATGACCGAGGAATACGAGCTGGCCGCGTTTGATCGCCACAGCCTCAATTACGACAATGTCGCACTTGGGCGACTCCCCACCAGCGTCACCTCCGATCCGTCGGTGTTTCCCCTGCGTGAGCTGGGCTACCTCCCCGCCGGTGAGATCGATCCCCACGGCGTGCCCGCTGATGCTCCCCGGGCCGGCAGACTGCCTGAGCAGGTCCTCGAGACCCTGCCTGCAGCCGCCAAGACCCCGCAGCAAGGAGTCCAATCCTGA
- a CDS encoding lipopolysaccharide assembly protein LapA domain-containing protein has translation MRQLNFLLIFSFGLATVMFTLENTTATTVHFLPGVSSTLPLAALLLVAGGIGATAAWIFAVWNGVVKKVETLQEQGEREADQVRIRELENDLQRYRATVDAQLGLLPAAGQSSAAESGIEAG, from the coding sequence ATGCGACAGCTGAACTTCCTGCTGATCTTCAGCTTCGGGCTGGCCACGGTGATGTTCACGCTGGAGAACACCACCGCCACCACAGTCCACTTCCTTCCCGGCGTCAGCAGCACCCTCCCCCTGGCGGCCCTGCTGCTAGTGGCCGGCGGCATCGGAGCCACCGCCGCGTGGATCTTCGCCGTCTGGAACGGTGTGGTGAAGAAGGTGGAGACCCTTCAGGAGCAGGGAGAGCGGGAAGCCGATCAAGTGCGCATCCGCGAGCTGGAGAACGATCTCCAGCGCTACCGCGCCACGGTCGACGCCCAGCTGGGACTTCTCCCCGCCGCCGGTCAGAGCAGCGCCGCGGAGAGCGGCATCGAGGCCGGCTGA
- a CDS encoding NAD(+) kinase produces MRLERVWVIHRSGSPAAQRQARACAAELRAEGVVVSVAESGLSANPFPGLQATEPGPPDLALVLGGDGTVLGAARHLAPHGVPILSFNVGGHLGFLTHERVLLRPEHGISLWERLRQDRFALERRMMLEARIDRADGVPLPGDAARIGHAPAEVDACGPHSALNDFYFRPCLDEVSPTCLLELEIDGEVVDQYRGDGLIIATPTGSTGYAMAAGGPILHPGIEAIVVNPICPMSLSSRAIVVPPRARLSVWPLGESSRRVKLWKDGAHATVLDPGDRCTVQRGPHPALLLQLQQSPSYYRTLTRKLHWAGSLTGVEPSHN; encoded by the coding sequence ATGCGCCTCGAGCGGGTCTGGGTGATCCATCGCAGCGGCAGCCCCGCCGCACAGCGTCAGGCCAGGGCCTGCGCCGCTGAGCTGCGGGCCGAAGGGGTTGTCGTCAGCGTCGCCGAATCCGGCCTGAGCGCCAATCCGTTCCCGGGTCTGCAGGCCACCGAGCCCGGCCCGCCCGATCTGGCCCTGGTGCTCGGCGGCGATGGCACCGTGCTCGGAGCGGCGCGGCACCTGGCCCCCCATGGGGTGCCGATCCTCAGCTTCAACGTCGGCGGCCACCTCGGCTTCCTCACCCACGAACGGGTGCTGCTGCGACCGGAGCACGGCATCAGTCTCTGGGAGCGCCTGCGGCAGGATCGCTTCGCGCTGGAGCGACGCATGATGCTGGAGGCGCGCATCGACCGCGCCGATGGCGTGCCGTTGCCGGGTGACGCGGCGCGCATCGGCCACGCCCCAGCAGAGGTGGATGCCTGTGGTCCCCACAGCGCCCTCAATGATTTCTATTTCCGGCCCTGTCTCGATGAGGTGTCGCCCACCTGCCTGCTGGAGCTTGAGATCGACGGAGAGGTCGTCGATCAGTACCGCGGCGACGGTCTGATCATTGCCACCCCCACCGGCTCCACCGGTTACGCGATGGCGGCAGGGGGCCCGATCCTGCATCCCGGCATCGAGGCGATCGTGGTGAATCCCATCTGCCCGATGAGCCTCTCCAGCCGGGCCATCGTGGTGCCGCCCCGCGCCCGGCTGAGCGTCTGGCCCCTGGGGGAGAGCAGCCGTCGCGTCAAGCTCTGGAAGGACGGCGCCCACGCCACCGTGCTTGACCCTGGCGATCGCTGCACCGTGCAGCGGGGGCCCCATCCGGCCCTGCTGCTGCAGCTCCAGCAGAGCCCCTCCTACTACCGCACCCTCACCCGCAAGCTGCACTGGGCGGGAAGTCTCACGGGCGTGGAGCCCTCCCACAACTGA
- the nuoK gene encoding NADH-quinone oxidoreductase subunit NuoK has protein sequence MSSSAIPLQAFLALAAVLFCTGVWGLINSRNAVRVLMSIELMFNAVNLNLMAFSSYLDGQLVRGQVFTIFVITVAAAEAAVGLAILLSLYRNRETVDMERFNLLRW, from the coding sequence ATGAGCTCCTCGGCCATTCCCCTCCAGGCTTTCCTCGCCCTGGCTGCCGTGCTGTTCTGCACCGGCGTCTGGGGCCTGATCAACAGCCGCAACGCCGTTCGCGTGCTGATGAGCATCGAACTGATGTTCAATGCCGTCAACCTCAACCTGATGGCCTTCTCCAGCTATCTCGATGGTCAGCTGGTCCGCGGTCAGGTGTTCACCATCTTCGTGATCACCGTGGCGGCGGCCGAAGCTGCGGTGGGTCTGGCGATCCTGCTGTCCCTCTACCGCAACCGCGAGACGGTCGACATGGAGCGCTTCAACCTGCTGCGCTGGTGA
- a CDS encoding segregation/condensation protein A — MSETGARAAIRLLQDAAERGDIDPWDVDVIAVIDGFLDQLRSRLELPRLAAGVGGSYELDLAESSEAFLAASVLVGLKAEVLEASTFPPAPLLEEECGPEDDGWSEEPGGIVLPARPERHLIRRPVAPPPLQRPVTLGELIRQLEDIAERLEQDEGRSRGRHRPKRYSDRAAIAQVAALAHREKLPETTAALGRFLQQGIEAGGDWLGFEDLVIAWHTSVREAGAEEELDGDRVGVFWALLFLCSQGAVELEQQGGLFGPLRLRRPEGAARSGEDGTLPLPRRGGLSGQGSDGGPARADLAA, encoded by the coding sequence GTGAGTGAGACCGGCGCGCGCGCCGCCATCCGCCTGCTGCAGGATGCGGCAGAGCGTGGCGACATCGATCCCTGGGATGTGGATGTGATCGCCGTGATCGATGGCTTTCTCGATCAGCTGCGTTCGCGCCTGGAGCTGCCGCGGCTGGCGGCCGGCGTGGGGGGCAGCTACGAGCTGGATCTGGCCGAGAGCAGCGAAGCCTTCCTGGCGGCCTCAGTGCTGGTGGGCCTGAAGGCGGAGGTGCTCGAGGCCTCCACCTTCCCGCCGGCTCCCCTGCTGGAGGAGGAGTGCGGCCCTGAGGACGACGGCTGGTCGGAGGAACCCGGGGGGATCGTGCTGCCGGCGCGGCCCGAACGGCACCTGATCCGCCGCCCGGTGGCACCGCCGCCGCTGCAGCGGCCGGTCACCCTCGGCGAATTGATCCGCCAGCTGGAGGACATCGCCGAACGGCTCGAACAGGATGAGGGCAGGAGCCGCGGCCGCCATCGCCCGAAGCGTTACAGCGATCGCGCCGCGATCGCCCAGGTGGCCGCTCTGGCCCACCGGGAGAAGCTGCCGGAGACCACCGCCGCCCTGGGGCGCTTCCTGCAGCAGGGCATCGAAGCTGGCGGCGACTGGCTGGGCTTCGAGGATCTGGTCATCGCCTGGCACACATCCGTGCGCGAAGCCGGCGCCGAGGAGGAACTCGATGGCGATCGGGTCGGGGTCTTCTGGGCGCTGCTGTTCCTCTGCTCCCAGGGGGCGGTGGAGCTGGAACAGCAGGGCGGCCTGTTCGGCCCGCTGCGGCTGCGGCGACCGGAGGGGGCCGCTCGCAGCGGCGAGGACGGCACCCTGCCCCTGCCTCGGCGTGGCGGGCTGTCGGGACAGGGGTCAGATGGGGGGCCGGCTCGCGCGGACCTGGCGGCCTGA
- a CDS encoding LuxR C-terminal-related transcriptional regulator — MPERGLPDRAPAPRPPTHHSPQPRGDLSERELEIIELVATGLTNQEIAERLTISKRTVDNHVSNIFTKTGAKNRVALLNWAMDNGKICRDGFNCCSLEDGPGGDQD; from the coding sequence ATGCCAGAGCGCGGCCTGCCTGATCGGGCTCCGGCACCCCGTCCGCCGACCCATCACTCCCCCCAGCCGCGCGGCGACCTGTCCGAGCGGGAACTGGAGATCATCGAGCTGGTGGCCACCGGCCTGACGAACCAGGAGATCGCCGAACGCCTGACGATCAGCAAGCGCACGGTCGACAACCACGTCAGCAACATCTTCACCAAGACCGGAGCCAAGAACCGGGTGGCGCTTCTGAACTGGGCGATGGACAACGGCAAGATCTGCCGCGACGGCTTCAACTGCTGCTCGCTCGAGGACGGACCAGGCGGCGATCAGGACTGA
- a CDS encoding NADH-quinone oxidoreductase subunit J, with protein MTIASTTQQICFLVLSATLVLGSLAVVLLPNIVYSAFLLGGVFLSVAGLYLLLNASFVAAAQVLVYVGAVNVLILFAIMLVNKREAMADIPGLLLRRLLSGAVCAGLFALLLRVAFTTHWALPGPVPVGEEATIRIGEHFFSDYLLPFELASVLLLMAMIGAIVLARRDVFSTDVVTGEPADQGLLEKARTPLLLETPSGSTTSTLAEPRS; from the coding sequence ATGACGATCGCCTCCACCACGCAGCAGATCTGCTTCCTGGTGCTCTCGGCCACCCTGGTGCTGGGTTCCCTGGCCGTGGTCCTGCTGCCCAACATCGTCTATTCCGCCTTCCTGCTGGGAGGCGTCTTCCTCTCGGTGGCTGGCCTCTACCTGCTGCTCAACGCCAGTTTCGTGGCGGCGGCCCAGGTGCTCGTCTACGTCGGCGCGGTCAACGTGCTGATCCTGTTCGCGATCATGCTGGTGAACAAGCGTGAGGCGATGGCCGACATCCCCGGCCTGCTGCTGCGTCGGCTGCTCTCCGGGGCCGTCTGCGCCGGGTTGTTCGCCCTGCTCCTGCGCGTCGCCTTCACCACCCACTGGGCCCTGCCCGGTCCGGTGCCGGTGGGCGAGGAGGCGACGATCCGCATCGGTGAGCACTTCTTCAGCGACTACCTGCTTCCCTTTGAGCTGGCGTCGGTGCTGCTGCTGATGGCCATGATCGGCGCCATCGTCCTGGCCCGACGGGACGTGTTCAGCACCGATGTGGTGACCGGCGAGCCGGCCGATCAGGGCCTGCTTGAGAAGGCCCGCACCCCTCTGCTGCTGGAGACGCCCTCCGGCTCCACCACATCCACCCTGGCGGAACCCCGTTCATGA